In Gemmatimonadaceae bacterium, the genomic stretch CATGTCATACAGTCGCTCTTTGCGAGTTGCCGCACTGGTACGCTCGACTAGCAATGCACCGTTCGCGCCCCGAAATAGCACGTCACGACGAACGGCTTCGCTCAAGAACGGGGGGACCTCGGGCGGCCATGGCGCAAACTCCGACGGTTCAAATGCGGGCGACACCCGCGGATATGCTTCGCGACTTGCGAACCGTTGCTCCTCAAGGCTTGCGTTCAGCGAGACGAATGGCAACCTCTTCCCGATGACCCGCATACCATCCGGCCGAACCCAGTCGACCCGGTAAGGCTGAACGTACGCAATCGCTATCCAACCGTCCTCAAACTGAATTGCCTGATCTTCAGTGGAGAATGGATTCCTGATCCACCACTCGACAGGCACTCCAGCCCCGATTGCCCGAGTCGCTCGAGAAACGCCACGGAAGTACCCTGTCAGCCGCGCGATCGTGTCGAGCCGACCCCCTGGCGCCGGCATCGGTATCGCACGTCTGAGTCGGACGGCGAGCATGCTGTCAGCGTCGGCATGACTCCTCGAACGAGGGCCTCCGGCCGACGCGGCGAACGCGAGGTCCCTGATTTCAAGCACGTTGCCGAACCGATCTGCACCAACAATCCGCGGACCATTCCACGCTCCGGCGCGCTGCACCACACTAGTGCGAACGGGCTGCGTACCCTGGATGATGATCCATCTACCGGCCTGCCGGTCCTCGATAAGCGTCGAGTCGCCGCCCAAAGGGTGAATGCGCGAGATCGAGAGATACTCTGCGGGGCCACTGCCACGCCGCAAGAGGTCACGAACTTCATTAAGCGCTCGATTCACCACGCTCAACTGCGGCATTCGAAGCGCAGCAACTATCAGCTGTCGATCAGACAGTTCGCGCGCGCCGATTAATCCATCGAAGACTGGTTGAGACTCAGCTTCCGGCACTCCTAAACGCACGGAAGGTACCGCTTGCGCGAAGATCGGATCCCGCGCAAGAAGGCAGCAGCTCAGGACAACGCCGCTCCACCCACCAAGCTTGTTTCGGAGCCTGATCCTCATGGCGCGTGCGACAGTCGCTTGGGGAACGGATCTTTTCCTTCCAGCAGATAAGAAATGGTCTGCGAAAACAACGGCTCTCTGGGTGTACCGGCAAAGCGCCATCCGTTGACAATGACCGTCGGCGTTCCTCGCACGCCCAGTTTCTGACCTAGCGCAATGTCCCTTTCGATTCTCGCAACGGGCGTTGGATCTCGAAAACACTCGAATAACTCGCCAGGACTCGACACGTCTGCCGAGTCGGCCAAGTCTGCCCACGGCTTCACACCGAGCGAATCCTGAAGCGCGAACAAGACATCGACCATCGCGGTCGCTCGATCTTGCGCCCGCGCGCACTCCACCGCACGCGCGGCGGGCATAGCAAGTCGATGCGCTGGAATGGGAAAGTGCATGAACTCATGATGAAGCCTCGACCCGAGTTTTCGCGCCACGGGCTCAAGGGTCTCGTGGAAAGCTCGACAGAACGGGCACTCCAAGTCGCTGAACTCGATCACGACTATCGACCCCTGCCGAACCACGCCCGAGTCGGGAAGCAGTTGTTTCCAATTGGAGACGTACTCTGCCTGCTCAGGTGCACTCGCGGCGACAGTGCGGTGGGTTCGCAGTTCGCGACGAACTAAGACAGCTGCGGTAGTCGCGGCAGCGAGCACCGCGACTATCGTCGCTGCGCGTTCCAGTATCGCCCCAACTGAGACTCCCTGCGCCACCGTTGTCTCCCGCCACGAAGAAGTAGGGGATCCGCCGCCCGCCCGTCGACTCTCCCAGAAGACTCAC encodes the following:
- a CDS encoding thioredoxin domain-containing protein, whose translation is MIEFSDLECPFCRAFHETLEPVARKLGSRLHHEFMHFPIPAHRLAMPAARAVECARAQDRATAMVDVLFALQDSLGVKPWADLADSADVSSPGELFECFRDPTPVARIERDIALGQKLGVRGTPTVIVNGWRFAGTPREPLFSQTISYLLEGKDPFPKRLSHAP